A stretch of Caenorhabditis elegans chromosome IV DNA encodes these proteins:
- the swt-3 gene encoding Sugar transporter SWEET1 (Partially confirmed by transcript evidence) — protein MFEIFTQGFSLLNLLSILAFFTTVGLFFCGIPICRQIWKRKDTKEISGAPFLMGVVGGCCWMTYGWLKNDGTVKWVTGCQVILYTTYTIFYWCMTKKKLYISLKVLGVIGICTSLVLAVHFFGMKIFHPLGIVCLTLNIADFAAPLGGIRVVIRRWATSTLPLPLCIANFLVSTEWFLYGLLKNDFYLIFPNGVGSLLAFIQLLLFIVLPRKPGQRAPIVRLWLWIRGVRVEETKEIVAELGECDEKDDKKMNRAQRWSQKIKMNVSTVAEELENVIYQLPTKDQFAYTHKIGDEDSSSEKTVETVDETKKAPVTAVDKLKDADRERKMRNALRAAQDARENALRRTISSPDLSE, from the exons ATGTTCGAGATTTTCACTCAAGGCTTTTCCCTTCTCAATCTTCTTTCTATTCTTGCATTTTTTACTACAGTCGGTCTTTTCTTCTGTGGAAT TCCAATATGTCGACAAATCTGGAAGAGAAAAGACACAAAAGAAATCTCTGGAGCTCCATTCCTAATGGGAGTTGTTGGAGGATGCTGCTGGATGACTTATGGATGGTTAAAAAATGATGGAACTGTGAAATGGGTTACCGGATGTCAAGTGATTCTGTACACAACATACACCATCTTCTATTGGTGCATGACCAAGAAGAAGCTCTACATTTCTTTGAAAGTTCTCGGAGTTATTGGAATCTGCACGAGTTTGGTGCTCGCTGTTCACTTCTTCGGAATGAAGATCTTCCATCCACTTGGAATCGTTTGCCTCACCCTGAACATTGCTGATTTCGCAGCTCCTCTTGGTGGAATCCGAGTCGTAATCCGTCGTTGGGCAACTTCAACTCTTCCACTTCCATTGTGCATTGCCAATTTCCTTGTGTCAACTGAATGGTTCCTGTACGGTCTCCTCAAGAACGATTTCTACCTTATTTTCCCAAATGGAGTTGGATCTCTTCTTGCTTTCATCCAACTTCTCTTGTTCATCGTTCTTCCAAGAAAACCAGGACAACGTGCCCCAATCGTCAGACTTTGGTTGTGGATCCGTGGAGTCCGAGTGGAAGAGACCAAAG aaattgttGCCGAGCTCGGAGAATGTGATGAGAAGGATGACAAGAAGATGAACAGAGCTCAGAGATGGTCCCAAAAGATCAAGATGAATGTTTCCACTGTTGCTGAAGAGCTTGAAAATGTCATCTACCAATTGCCAACAAAGGATCAATTCGCTTATACTCATAAGATCGGAGATGAGGATTCATCCAGTGAGAAGACTGTGGAAACAGTTGATGAAACTAAGAAGGCTCCAGTTACAGCTGTAGATAAATTGAAGGATGCTGACAGAGAAAGGAAAATGAGAAACGCATTGCGAGCAGCACAGGATGCTCGAGAAAATGCTCTCCGAAGAACCATCAGCTCACCGGATCTTTCCGAGTaa
- the srd-7 gene encoding Serpentine receptor class delta-7 (Partially confirmed by transcript evidence), with the protein MFDISFLFIGINSILTLLGCFINLFLCYLAIFQSPKAIRTYSLVLINITLTNVGACVTGFLLDQRIIQSGKSMLYVSYGYCSLLGEGFCFNIFAAYLHFHTHALWLLFLSFVYRYYVIIRQEPTKKVLQISVVIVYIPSLIQLISMCLQEMNFDELRSLSKEVVPQYNLTGLTITGSLDFFTFAPFYCLVHMAIISFLIAIGIHILRKMIINRMVLNGVDVTIRSRNLHAQLLRTLSFKATVPIIYYFGCIFFILGRIWINPIFEFSIFVPTVIVPVLTPLSAFIHVAPYRDFVSKMFHGRPKNKTVNSICIIPIISH; encoded by the exons ATGTTTgatatttcttttctttttattggAATAAACTCCATATTGACATTGTTGGgatgttttattaatttgtttCTTTGCTATTTAGCCATATTTCAAAGCCCCAAAGCAATTAGAACTTACTCCcttgttttaattaatataACTCTAACAAATGTTGGAGCGTGTGTAACTGGATTTCTTCTGGATCAGCGAATTATTCAATCAGGGAAATCGATGTTGTACGTCTCATACGGATATTGTTCACTTCTTGGCGAGGGGTTTTGTTTCAATAT ATTCGCAGCCTATCTTCATTTCCATACCCACGCTCTATGGCTTTTGTTTCTCTCTTTTGTATACCGATATTATGTGATTATTCGGCAagaaccaacaaaaaaagttcttcAAATATCAGTTGTCATAGTTTATATTCCTTCTTTGATTCAACTTATATCAATGTGCTTACAAGAAATGAATTTTGATGAGCTTCGAAGCTTGTCCAAAGAAGTCGTTCCACAATACAATCTGACTGGATTAACCATCACTGGAAGTCTTGATTTCTTTACATTTGCACCGTTTTATTGTTTGGTTCATATGGCAATTATCAGTTTTCTTATTGCTATTGGCATtcatattttgagaaaaatgattaTTAATCGAATGGTTTTGAACGGAGTAGATGTGACGATCAGATCCAGAAACTTACACGCTCAGTTGTTAAgg ACACTCTCATTCAAAGCTACCGTACCTATTATCTATTATTTTGGATGCATATTCTTCATTCTTGGTAGAATTTGGAtcaatccaatttttgaattttcaatatttgttcCAACTGTAATTGTTCCCGTACTCACTCCACTTTCAGCATTTATTCATGTGGCTCCGTATAGAGATTTTGtatcgaaaatgtttcatgGAAGGCCCAAAAACAAAACTGTGAACTCTATTTGTATTATTCCAATTatttcacattaa
- the pept-2 gene encoding Peptide transporter family 2 (Confirmed by transcript evidence), producing MGASHLHDDPRPGSPVDHQPTTWGGIIKKWPKQTFLIVGNELCERFSFYGMRAVLTLYFFNILNFSQSFSTVLFHAFTVICYSSPLLGSILADGYIGKFWTIFFISIFYACGQILLAFSSIAPSGSSHHPLLDLLGLLIVGLGTGGIKPCVSAFGGDQFPAHYTRMISLFFSMFYFSINAGSLISMWLTPYFRSMSCFGHDSCYPLAFGIPAILMIVATLVFMAGSFWYKKVPPKENIIFKVIGTITTALRKKASSSSTHQRSHWLEYSLDGHDCALSTECKNLHGNCAQRRYIEDIKRLFRVIVMMIPVPMFWALYDQQGSTWVLQAVGMDAKVFGFEILPDQMGVLNAFLILFFIPIFQSIVYPTIEKLGFQMTMLRKMAGGGILTAVSFFVCGIVQLFVNPTLPYIPMANEAHLTIINTIPSCDFNVLIDSREPFDLLRKSGIAPDDSVRKPISFTGDDFFQPNITFDNLAPNCPKFTAEPMLAPATSYVLTLSPNGWAYNAVRPEKPKSGKGELSMGLNLIVPCDKIPSNVTWEQCNGTEGYSGAIALCKVESDVITDNNNVCDPTAKGKFYVLSNANPLDVHDFSKKSTVTAFGRTYSPIEMKPGTYRLFYTDDSRTHFTPLNLPPVQQDHMGGQYLITVSTRSKNDSEVLATTESLVSYNRVSILWQIPQYVILTAGEVLFSITGLEFAYTEASPQLKSVVQALWLFTTAIGDLIVVVIFMLNIFSDVAVQMFVFGGIMLFVIFVFILLAVFYYEYADYSNESEVLTEKMIVDDDHTRI from the exons ATGGGTGCCTCACACCTTCACGATGACCCTCGACCCGGGTCACCTGTTGATCATCAACCTACA ACATGGGGAGGCATAATCAAGAAATGGCCAAAACAAACTTTCCTGATTGTGGGAAATGAACTTTGCGAGAGATTCAGTTTTTATGGAATGAGAG CCGTCCTAACACTATATTTCTTCAATATTCTGAACTTCAGTCAATCGTTCAGTACAGTACTATTTCATGCATTTACTGTTATTTGTTACTCTTCCCCTCTTCTCGGCTCAATTCTTGCTGATGGAtacattggaaaattttg GaccattttcttcatttcaattttctatgcTTGTGGACAAATTTTACTTGCCTTCTCGTCGATAGCACCAAGTGGAAGCAGTCATCATCC ACTTCTTGATCTTCTCGGACTTCTCATCGTTGGTCTTGGAACAGGAGGTATTAAACCATGTGTATCTGCATTTGGAGGTGATCAATTCCCTGCTCATTACACAAGAATGATCtcacttttcttttcaatgttctatttttcaatcaatgcTGGATCTCTCATATCAATGTGGTTGACTCCTTATTTcagat caatgTCATGTTTCGGACACGATTCATGTTATCCGCTGGCATTTGGTATTCCTGCAATTCTCATGATTGTTGCCACGT tggtGTTCATGGCAGGAAGCTTCTGGTACAAGAAAGTCCCTCCAAAGGAGAATATCATTTTTAAAGTCATTGGTACTATAACG acagcACTCCGCAAGAAAGCTTCATCCTCATCCACTCATCAAAGATCTCATTGGCTTGAATACAGTCTTGATGGTCATGACTGTGCACTTTCTACAGAATGCAAAAATCTTCATGGAAACTGTGCTCAACGGAGATACATTGAGGATATTAAGAGATTGTTCCGAGTTATTGTGATGATGATTCCTGTTCCAATGTTTTGGGCGCTATATGATCAACAAGGTTCCACGTGGGTATTGCAAGCAGTTGGAATGGATGCAAAGGTTTTCGGTTTTGAGATATTGCCAGATCAGATGGGAGTTTTGAACGCTTTCCTCATTTTGTTCttcattccaattttccaatcaatTGTTTACCcaacaattgaaaaactcgGATTCCAAATGAC AATGCTGCGAAAAATGGCTGGCGGAGGAATCTTGACAGCAGTTTCGTTTTTCGTCTGCGgaattgttcaactttttgtaaat ccaactcTTCCGTACATTCCAATGGCAAATGAGGCACATCTAACAATTATCAATACCATTCCTAGTTGtgatttcaatgttttaattgaTTCTCGAGAACCATTTGACCTTTTACGGAAATCG ggtATTGCTCCAGATGATAGTGTAAGAAAACCAATCAGTTTTACCGGAGACGACTTTTTCCAACCCAATATCACTTTTGATAA tttagcTCCAAACTGTCCCAAGTTTACGGCTGAACCAATGCTTGCCCCAGCAACTTCATATGTTCTGACCTTATCACCAAACGGATGGGCATACAACGCAGTAAGaccagaaaaaccaaaaagtggAAAAGGAGAACTTTCAATGGG ATTGAATTTGATTGTCCCATGTGATAAAATTCCATCAAATGTAACATGGGAACAGTGCAACGGCACCGAAGGATATTCTGGAGCAATTGCGCTTTGTAAGGTGGAGTCAGATGTGATAACTGATAACAATAACGTTTGTGATCCAACTGCAAAAGG aaagttctaCGTATTAAGTAATGCTAACCCTCTTGACGTCcatgacttttcaaaaaaatccactgTCACCGCTTTTGGTAGAACTTATTCTCCAATTGAAATGAAACCAGGAACATATCGCTTATTTTATACTGATGATAGTAGAAcg CATTTCACTCCATTGAATCTCCCGCCTGTACAGCAAGACCATATGGGAGGACAATACTTGATTACGGTATCTACAAGATCTAAAAATGACTCA GAAGTCCTTGCAACAACCGAGTCTCTCGTATCCTACAATCGCGTCAGCATTCTTTGGCAAATTCCACAGTACGTGATTCTGACAGCTGGAGAGGTTTTGTTCAGTATCACTGGTCTTGAATTCGCTTACACCGAGGCGTCTCCTCAGTTGAAGTCCGTGGTACAGGCACTCTGGTTGTTCACTACTGCCATCGGAGATCTCATTGTTGTTGTTATATTCATgttgaatatattttcagatgtg GCCGTACAAATGTTCGTGTTTGGAGGAATCATGCTTTTCGTTATATTCGTTTTCATTTTACTTGCAGTCTTTTATTACGAGTATGCTGATTATTCGAATGAAAGTGAAGTTCTCACGGAGAAAATGATTGTCGACGATGATCATACTCGCATTtga